A section of the Plasmodium vivax scf_4942 genomic scaffold, whole genome shotgun sequence genome encodes:
- a CDS encoding variable surface protein Vir8 (encoded by transcript PVX_176270A) — protein sequence MDLPLSQEIDKWKKDYPFLESVWKLFGEYNNDMYDFEETHVELCDFIISDEPERGMNKYKHFCIKLLRNLWHASEITYNNNMSPSERCINLNKWLYFYRKIDPVPKEFIKKVFNIIFNLDEIMPPYKKCKYSPYEEFIESENVVKLSFLTDNISTIIDIIKFKEHNLRDLCLXYIRKCYEIYRTMNMQYCNVANKTEPSIVSLCAELKGFSESYDTIHEDFLLTEGSPDVVIPLLGDRSAIAHRRDGEKSIAESSFLSDPLKSKISTGIAVGAGTCGVLGFLYKFTPARSWFHGRNRGVKANNFLDEGEINEMFHNNPNFENMESDNSNYNIGYHNMED from the exons ATGGATTTACCTTTAAGTCAAGAAATtgataaatggaaaaaagat TATCCTTTCTTAGAAAGTGTTTGGAAATTGTTTGgtgaatataataatgatatgTATGATTTTGAAGAAACACATGTTGAACTATGCGATTTTATTATATCTGATGAACCAGAAAGaggaatgaataaatataaacatttttgcatcaAACTATTAAGAAATTTATGGCACGCTTCTGAAATAActtataataacaatatgAGTCCTAGTGAACGATGCATCAATTTAAACAAgtggttatatttttatagaaaaatagATCCTGTACCAAAAGAATTCATTAAGAAAGtatttaacattatttttaacttaGATGAAATCATGCCTCCATACAAGAAATGTAAATACAGTCCATACGAGGAATTTATAGAATCAGAAAATGTAGTAAAACTCTCTTTTTTAACAGATAATATTAGTACCATTATAGATATAATAAAGTTTAAAGAACACAATCTGCGTGATTTATGTCTTGAKTATATTCGCAAAtgttatgaaatatatagaaCCATGAATATGCAGTATTGTAATGTTGCAAATAAAACAGAACCATCAATTGTGTCACTTTGTGCAGAATTAAAAGGTTTTAGTGAATCATATGATACCATTCATgaagattttttattaacagaAGGATCTCCTGATGTAGTTATCCCTTTACTAGGAGACAGAAGTGCCATAGCCCATAGAAGAGATGGAGAGAAATCTATTGCTGAATCAAGTTTTTTGAGTGATCCATTAAAATCTAAGATATCAACAGGCATCGCAGTAGGGGCAGGAACGTGCGGCGTTCTAGgttttttatataag tTCACCCCAGCTAGAAGTTGGTTTCATGGTCGAAATAGGGGAGTAAAAGCTAATAATTTCTTAGACGAAggagaaataaatgaaatgttTCATAATAATcccaattttgaaaatatggAATCAGATAACTCTAACTATAATATAGGATATCATAATATGGAagattaa